Proteins encoded in a region of the Hippopotamus amphibius kiboko isolate mHipAmp2 chromosome 11, mHipAmp2.hap2, whole genome shotgun sequence genome:
- the MEA1 gene encoding male-enhanced antigen 1 isoform X1 yields MVEAGQGADSSSSLASIMRAGRGRRTRNPARPAPPEVKVRVRPRALTGPCPMAAVVLAGDTMGPERIFPNQTEELGPHQGPAEGTGDWSSEEPEEEQEETGAGPAGYSYQPLNQDPEQEEVELAPVGDGEDVVADIQDRIQALGLHLPDPPLESEDEDEEGATALSNHSSIPMDPEHVELVKRTMAGISLPAPGVPAWAREISDAQWEDVVQKALQARQAAPSWK; encoded by the exons gcggggccggaggaCTAGAAACCCGGCACGTCCTGCCCCGCCGGAAGTGAAGGTGCGGGTTCGGCCGCGGGCTCTGACTGG CCCCTGCCCGATGGCAGCAGTAGTTCTAGCGGGAGACACCATGGGTCCTGAACGTATCTTCCCCAATCAGACTGAGGAACTCGGGCCACACCAGGGCCCTGCAGAAGGCACTGGGGATTGGAGCAGTGAGGAACCAGAGGAAGAGCAAGAGGAAACGGGGGCAGGACCAGCTGGCTACTCCTACCAGCCCCTGAACCAAGATCCTGAACAAGAGGAGGTGGAGCTGGCACCAGTGGGGGATGGAGAAGATGTAGTTGCTGATATCCAGGATCGGATCCAG GCCCTGGGGCTTCATTTGCCAGACCCACCATTAGAAAGCGAGGATGAAGATGAGGAGGGAGCTACAGCATTGAGCAACCACAGCTCTATTCCTATGGACCCAG AACACGTGGAGCTGGTGAAAAGGACGATGGCTGGCATAAGCCTGCCTGCACCAGGGGTTCCTGCCTGGGCTCGGGAGATATCAGATGCCCAGTGGGAAGACGTGGTACAGAAGGCCCTCCAAGCCCGGCAGGCCGCCCCTTCCTGGAAGTGA
- the MEA1 gene encoding male-enhanced antigen 1 isoform X2, which translates to MAAVVLAGDTMGPERIFPNQTEELGPHQGPAEGTGDWSSEEPEEEQEETGAGPAGYSYQPLNQDPEQEEVELAPVGDGEDVVADIQDRIQALGLHLPDPPLESEDEDEEGATALSNHSSIPMDPEHVELVKRTMAGISLPAPGVPAWAREISDAQWEDVVQKALQARQAAPSWK; encoded by the exons ATGGCAGCAGTAGTTCTAGCGGGAGACACCATGGGTCCTGAACGTATCTTCCCCAATCAGACTGAGGAACTCGGGCCACACCAGGGCCCTGCAGAAGGCACTGGGGATTGGAGCAGTGAGGAACCAGAGGAAGAGCAAGAGGAAACGGGGGCAGGACCAGCTGGCTACTCCTACCAGCCCCTGAACCAAGATCCTGAACAAGAGGAGGTGGAGCTGGCACCAGTGGGGGATGGAGAAGATGTAGTTGCTGATATCCAGGATCGGATCCAG GCCCTGGGGCTTCATTTGCCAGACCCACCATTAGAAAGCGAGGATGAAGATGAGGAGGGAGCTACAGCATTGAGCAACCACAGCTCTATTCCTATGGACCCAG AACACGTGGAGCTGGTGAAAAGGACGATGGCTGGCATAAGCCTGCCTGCACCAGGGGTTCCTGCCTGGGCTCGGGAGATATCAGATGCCCAGTGGGAAGACGTGGTACAGAAGGCCCTCCAAGCCCGGCAGGCCGCCCCTTCCTGGAAGTGA